One Triticum dicoccoides isolate Atlit2015 ecotype Zavitan chromosome 3B, WEW_v2.0, whole genome shotgun sequence genomic window, ccatctcagcaccggcacgaGCGGCGGAGACGCGCCACTCGCCAAGCCGGTCCGGTCCCATCTCCAACCAGCACGCCAGGCACGTGAAGCTGCTCGGCACGACGGCACCCGGCCAAAGGGCCGCCGTCATCGCAGTGCCGGCCTGGGACAACCGCCCCATCCGCGTTCTCAAGACCAGCAAGCGGGCCTCagcagcggcgatgatctccaGGAAGGTCCAGGCCACCCGCGGATCTGTCCCAGACCCAGCAAcgccggtcgggtcgcgctgatagcggacggcttcctccgccagccgctgcgtctccgggaaggcccctgccgcaaagtgatacgtctccaatgtatctataatttatgaagcattcatgctatattattatctgttttgaatgattatgggctttattatacacttttatattacttttgggactaacctattaaccggaggcccgacccatattgctgttttattgcctgttttagtattttgaagaaaaggaatatcaaacggagtccaaacggaatgaaaccttcggcaacgttatttttgggaagaataggatcctggagacttggagtgtacgtcagaagatcctcgaggaggccaggagataggggggcgcccctgaTAGAGTATTTCCTCATATAATATTTTTAGCCTTCTTGCATCAAATTGTAATCATATTTTCACATTATTTACTCGAAAGATATTCAAATACTCATATTATGTCACATTTACAACACTACTCCATCTTTTGCAGAAAAGGGTGATAAGGCCCAAATCCTTCTATATTGGAGTGTCTAAGACGTTGCGGTTGCTGCATTTTGCAGAGGGACTCGAGTGTGAAGAAGAATTAACCTACATGGGCTAGCTGAAGAAGAAGGGGACCAACTTGGGAAGAAAGAAGAAAACAAGGAGGGCTAAACAAGGAGAATGCAGATCTGATCGAGAGGGGTAAAATCCCCAGCCATCTTCTTCGATCCCCTTAGGCCTGGCATCTCTATCTCCCTCACCCTacttctccacctccggccgccgccacggccaggccggcgtggtggtCTGCCTCCCACCTCATCACCATCTCCATCCACCACTCCCCGAAACCATCCATCTCCACCGTCCGTGCCAAGCACCaccagcaccactccatctccaccgCGCCTTCACCATCACCTCGCGCGCCCTACCAGACGCGGTGGTCTGGTGCCTCGCGCGACCTCTCCCTCCAGCCGGCGCGCCTCTCCCTGCTGTTTCCCcaacttcttcttccctttgctgcTCCTCCACCTCTCCTCGTCCCCCAAACTGCTTGCTGCTTCTCCTTCTATGAACCCTTGCTGCTACTGCCGCTTCTTCTTGCGCCCTCCGTTGCTGCTGCTCTCTTCTCCCACGTCTTTGCTGCTGCTCCTCTTCTTGCGTCCCTGCTGATTCCTCTCCTTCCCCTCGCTGCTGCTCCTCCTTCTCTCCAAAACTGCTGCTGCTCCCTCTcccatgaacctgctgctgctcttctctccTTGCTGCTCCTAGTTCTTCTCTGAACTAAAACTGCTGCTGCTTCTCTCCTCTCTTACTTCTTGCAAATTTCTGAAAACTGCTAGGTGAACCTTGTGTAATATTCAGATTTGTGCCTTGAGATGCTTATGTAATATTCAGATTTGAAGTGTACTTGCAATCTGCTGTTTGCTCTGTTTAAGTACTTGTATAATATAGTGTATGTGTTTTGAGATCTGACTAGTTGAGGCTTTGTTACTTTGAGAGATACTTGATCTATCATATTTTGGTTTTGTCAATTGGTATTCTGctagtatgtgtgtgtgtgtgtgtgtgtaattcaTCAAAAATATTGTTGTGTGCTGATGATTAATGTCCAGTTTACTGTTCCTGCGATATATACATATGTGTGTTTGTGATGTGATACATATATACCTGTGATTTTATTTTGTAGTGAGACTGCTCTTTGTGAAGTCAGAGGTATGATTGTTTTTAATCTCAAGTTCAATGTGCTAGCTATGCACCAGTGACATATGTGACATGTATATGTGATGTGAAACAATTGTATGCTGTCCCTAATCTTGTTCCTTCTGCGTGTCTTATACTTGCTAGTTTTATATACATATATGTGTTCTTGTCTTGTTAGTTCCCTTTGTTGAAGTTGTCCCCCTGTAGTTTTTATTTCTCAAGTTCTAGGAAAACACCAAAAAGATAGTAAGTAATATCTGAACCTCCCTTTGCTATTTTGCATTTTCTTTGTGGATTATCTTCGGGAACAATCATTGTTAGTTTAGATTCTTATTTTCTGCATTTATCTCTTAAAATTGTGCTTCCTAGCTTTAGCCGAGCATAGTCgtcgtcgcctagtccctgtggagaacacgacatccgtagtttggggCGTAAAAACCCCGCTATACTTTCAATtgatcattttggcgccgttgccgaggactaGCGTCGAGCGTTTGTGTGAGGCTTTAGACTAGGTTTAGCTTGTTTCCTTTTTGTGCTTTatatatttgtgatatatctctagCCACTAACCCCTGTTCTAGTTAGTATCTTTTTGTCTTCTTTTCCTTTTTGCAGGTTGGATTATCCTCTCGGTTATGGCTTACTATTCAGATCATCAGGCTTATGCGAGCAACACTACAAACAACACGAAAAGTGTTCAAGAACTGATAGGTAAGATTTCCCATCGATTAGATGATTTAGCTCGGCAGCGAGAAGGAGTTTTTGAGGATAGGCCTAGCTCTTATGATCCTTATTCTAGAGGCTATCCTTATGTTGCTCCTACCTGCCATATTTGTGGATTTTAGGGCCATTCGCCCGCTGAATGTCAGCGTGGTTACTCCCATCCTCCAGATTGTTTTGGCATGAGCTTCGCTCAACAGCATagctcataccaaaacaattacaCACATGGGTGGCCTGAAAACCAGAATATGTCATATAGGAGCAATAACCCTGAGATCTCATCGTTTGCTTCTAGTAATCATATGCAGGGATTTAGGTACAATGAGGAGAGCCACAACTATGCACCACAACAATTCCATTCAGCTCCTACTCATATACCACAACACCAGGAGATGTGTCCAATGGAGTTAAATGGTCCTCCATTTGGTCAACCAACAACTCCAGCACCTGTTGTGCAATCTCTTGTGCAAGTGCCCACACAAGATGAGTTAGATGACATAGACAAGCTCACACTTTTGAGTCTCGAGTTCACTTGGAGTGCCGAGGATGATCCTATTAGGAAGGTTATActagaggaaatgaagaagatTAAGAGTGGAAAGGAGCTAGTGGAAGAAGTAAGGAAGATTGAGAAGAACATCAACGCTGGCAGCACTATTTCTTCACAACTTGAGTTGAGTGTGGCTGAGATATCCATGGATACATGTGAGGTTCCAACACCTTCACATTTCGTTGAGCAAGATAGCAAGTGCCTTGAGCAAGAGATACCTCAGATTGTAGAAGATGAACTAGAAGACAAGGAACAAGATGGTCAAGAGCTGCAATTCCCAAGTGATCAAGTTGAAGACTCATCATCTATTACTCCTGAAGAAGTACAAGaagctgctgtagatgaagatgaagaacatgAGATTCATTGGCCTATTATCATACATGAGCATGATGTGTCAGGTTTACTCAATCCTCTTGATGACATGATGCCTTGTGATTTCTTTGCTACTACCTTGCATTACATGATACCATCACTTAAGATTGATTTGAAAAATCATTTACTTGGATATGATGATATATACCCTGTTAGTGGCATTACTCTCATTTGTGATGATCATAGTTACTTTCCTCGTGCTAGTCCTATGCTAAATGAAACATATCATTCCCATGCTAGTCTTGAGCTTAATGATAAATATCATCCTCATGTTAGTGTTGACCTTGCTGATTTCTACCATCCTAAACATGTGCTTTATAGCTATGCTTATGTAATTGGATATTCGATTGATGACTTGGAGGGTATTATCCCTACCACTTGCATTGTCTCTTTGGTTGAGTGCTCTTTCAGGTTGTTGCTTGTGCACGATCCACTACATGCTGACCAGGTTCGAGGTGACATTCCTTGGGATCCTGGTGGAGTCAGAGCATGGCGATGAGGAGAAGCAATGGGGCACACATATGGAAGAGTGAAGCTGGAGCATCCATGAGGAAGCAAGGGAGAAGAGCTGCAGCTGGTGAGGTGATCGAGCGAGTGCTACATGATCAAAGCccggtgagctgtttcatgacccATTCCTAGTATACCATCCATTGATACACGCTGAAATCAAATGTTATTTGGGTTGCTTAAGCCATGTCTTAAATGTTGCCCCACTGAATTTTACTTGACATATGGTGCTTGATGAGAATATGTGAACTGAGTGTTGAATGCCTGGTAAACTAGTGATCTATACAATGCTTGCTTTGCTGAAAGTAGTGGAAGttattagttttgagtgctcaaatccctagtatactagaaaacttaatcattttctgcttttaactcgatacacctagatcaccacgtttagatgctgaatttgtgctaagtgtgttcccattgagagcaatcacctaaccactatggattagcatgctatgttccctggatcggtagcacgtgaaccagacatggagaagtgatgattcctATTTCTGTGCTTATGTGTTGTTCATTTAAGATAAGTAATAATGAATAAATAAGTCTGactacctacagtagcatgtcatgttcccgggatcggtggcatgtgaaatcgggttagcttgggcagtaattaataataaaaaaatgtaattgtcgaaccaggtgtataccatgttctcgggatcggtggtatgttcctttggggagacaaacaaaaaaaaactaataattggtcgagccaggtgtataccatgttctcgggatcggtggtatgttcctatgGTGAGACTAATAATAATATAATCATTGCTTTATCTCTGTAAATAAGTGATTTGATCACAAGATTTAATTCCAGTTCATTTTGTTCTtgggatcatgctctctttaggaaccttTGGCACAATCATCATTTGAACTTGTTGATCCACTTTTATCATTGTAAAAGTTTAAAATGATTGAGTCTACTAGTATCCTACTGCTTTGAAGCACTCCTGACCATTGATTTTCACTAGCAAAGTTCAAAGCATGCTTTGTTTGGAGATCTACTTCACTTGGCATTCTCTAGTCAGCTCACTGTTCACAATCTTGCTCTTGTCATGTttctttgcttgaggacaagcaaagatttaagtgtgggggaacttgatagAGTATTTCCTCATATAATATTTTTAGCCTTCTTGCATCAAATTGTAATTATATTTTCACATTATTTACTCGAAAGATATTCAAATACTCATATTATGTCACATTTACAACACTACTCCATCTTTTGCAGAAAAGGGCGATAAGGCCCAAATCCTTCTATATTGGAGTGTCTAAGAGGTTGCGGTTGCTGCATTTTGCAGAGGGACTCGAGTGTGAAGAAGAATTAACCTACAGGGGCTAGCTGAAGAAGAAGGGGACCAACTTGGGAAGAAAGAAGAAAACAAGGAGGGCTAAACAAGGAGAATGCAGATCTGATCGAGAGGGGTAAAATCCCCAGCCATCTTCTTCGATCCCCTTAGGCCTGGCATCTCTATCTCCCTCACCCTacttctccacctccggccgccgccacggccaggccggcgtggtggtgcgCCTCCCACCTCATCACCATCTCCATCCACCACTCCCCGAAGCCATCCATCTCCACCGTCCGCGCCAAGCACCaccagcaccactccatctccaccgCGCCTTCACCATCACCTCGCGCGCCCTACCAGACGCGGTGGTCTGGTGCCTCGCGCGACCTCTCCCTCCAGCCGGCGTGCCTCTCCCTGCTGTTTCCCcaacttcttcttccctttgctgcTCCTCCACCTCTCCTCGTCCCCCAAACTGCTTGCTGCTTCTCCTTCTATGAACCCTTTCTGCTGCTGCCGCTTCTTCTTGCGCCCTCCACTGTTGCTGCTCTCTTCTCCCACGTCTTTGCTGCTGCTCCTGTTCTTGCGTCCCTGCTGATTCCTCTCCTTCCCCTCGCTGCTGCTCCTCCTCTCCAAAACTGCTGCTGCTCCCTCTcccatgaacctgctgctgctcttctctccTTGCTGCTCCTAGTTCTTCTCTGAACTAAAACTGCTGCTGCTTCTCTCCTCTCTTACTTCTTGCAAATTTCTGAAAACTGCTAGGTGAACCTTGTGTAATATTCAGATTTGTGCCTTGAGATGCTTATGTAATATTCAGATTTGAAGTGTACTTGCAATCTGCTGTTTGCTCTGTTTAAGTACTTGTATAATATAGTGTATGTGTTTTGAGATCTGACTAGTTGAGGCTTTGTTACTTTGAGAGATACTTGATCTATCATATTTTGGTTTTGTCAATTGGTATTCTGctagtatgtgtgtgtgtgtgtaattcaTCAAAAATATTGTTGTGTGCTGATGATTAATGTCCAGTTTACTGTTCCTGCGATATATACATATGTGTGTTTGTGATGTGATACATATATACCTGTGATTTTATTTTGTAGTGAGACTGCTCTTTGTGAAGTCAGAGGTGTGATTGTTTTTAATCTCAAGTTCAATGTGCTAGCTATGCACCAGTGACATATGTGACATGTATATGTGATGTGAAACAATTGTATGCTGTCCCTAATCTTGTTCCTTCCGCATGTCTTATACTTGCTAGTTTTATATACATATATGTGTTCTTGTCTTGTTAGTTCCCTTTGTTGAAGTTGTCCCCCTGTAGTTTTTATTTCTCAAGTTCTAGGAAAACACCAAAAAGATAGTAAGTAATATCTGAACCTCCCTTTGCTATTTTGCATTTCCTTTGTGGATTATCTTCCGGAACAATCATTGTTAGTTTAGATTCTTATTTTCTGCATTTATCTCTTAAAATTGTGCTTCCTAGCTTTAGCCGAGCATAGTCgtcgtcgcctagtccctgtggagaacacgacatccgtagtttggggCATAAAAACCTCGGTATACTTTCAATTGATCAACCCCCCCNNNNNNNNNNNNNNNNNNNNNNNNNNNNNNNNNNNNNNNNNNNNNNNNNNNNNNNNNNNNNNNNNNNNNNNNNNNNNNNNNNNNNNNNNNNNNNNNNNNNNNNNNNNNNNNNNNNNNNNNNNNNNNNNNNNNNNNNNNNNNNNNNNNNNNNNNNNNNNNNNNNNNNNNNNNNNNNNNNNNNNNNNNNNNNNNNNNNNNNNNNNNNNNNNNNNNNNNNNNNNNNNNNNNNNNNNNNNNNNNNCCCCTGTCTCGTgcccccctcgagcacctcccgaccgacttctttcgcctatatagtcccaggtaccctaaaaacatccacggagaagatagatcgggagttccaccgccgcaagcctctgtagccaccaaaatcctctcgggagcccgttctggcaccctgccggagggggaatccatcaccggtggccatcttcatcatcccggtgctatccatgatgaggagggagtagttcaccctcggggctgagtgtatgtaccagtagctatgtgtttgatctctctctctctctctctctctctctcgtgttctctctcgtgttccctctatggcacaatcttgatgtatcccaagctttgctattgtagttggatcttatgatgtttctcatcctctactctcttgtgatgaattgagtttcccctttgaagttatcttatcggattgagtcttttatgagaacacttgatgtatgtcttgccgtgcttatctgtggtgacaatgggatatcatgtgccgcttgatgtatgtttcggtgaccaacttgcgggttccgcccatgaacctatgcataggggttggcacacgttcttgactctccggtagaaactttggggcactctttgaagtactttgtgttggttggatgaatccgagattgtgtgatgcatatcgtataatcatgcccatggatacttgaggtgacaatggagtatgtaggtgatattagggttttggttgatttgtgtcttaaggtgttattctagtacggactcttgactagattgatccgaaagaataactttgaggtggtttcgtaccctaccataatctctatgtttgttctccactattagtggctttggagtgactctttgttgcatgttgagggattgttatatgatctatctatgttattattgttgagagaacttgcactagtgaaagtatgaaccctaggccttgtttcctatcactgcaataccatttatgctcacttttaccacttgttaccttactgtttttataatttcagattacaaattcctttatctactatctattttgcacttgtatcaccatctcttcgccgaactagtgcacctatacaatctaccattgtattgggtgtgttggggacacaagagtctctttgttatttggttgcagggttgtttgagagagaccatcttcatcctacgcctcctacggattgataaaccttaggtcatccacttgagggaaatttgctactgtcctacaaacctgtgcacttgcaggcccaacaacatctacaagaagaaggttgtgtagtagacatcaagctcttttctggcgccgttgctggggaggttagcgcttgaaggtatatctttagatcttgcaatcgaatctttttgtttcttgttttatcactagtttagtttataaaaaaaaactacaaaaaaaatggagttaagtttgtctcatatgcttcgtctttttaatatcttccgtgagtttgatggaaaggaaattgtgctcaagtgctagaataagaatgctttaaaatgcttggtactaaatctttgaatgatgagcatgattgcaatgttgttagtataaactccttgaatatccatagtactaatgatgattgctctagtcatgatgaaaatatatcttatgagcatgtcaacttttgtggagtgcatatttgcatgaacacaccaaatagagaagatatttattgcaagaggcataagcatttagaaactaaatggttgcatgaaaggctaggtgtgagtgctgaaaatttaaaattcctttgccgtacttgtgaactttgcaatgaacgtggtcatttacatctcctatgcaaattgtttcatgatcgaatcgtgtccaatttttttgatgatttgatctccattgctcattataatgaacttagtttgcttttgggttatgaagaattgaaacatttacttaaggaccttccagaatttgcccataagaaattcctcgatattgatctagaaaagatttatatgttttgtgcagtgaattgcattgaaaatccttatatttccaattacctaaagaaaaggaaacaaatagatgtcaggaccccgattccatgccACACCgagctagcatgtaacacctcatatcactttgcggcctcacgcacggtattcccacgggtgtcgccttaccatgcccgggaccgtttgcgccttttggcacacgtatatgatagtgtcgctagcatccatatgacaaagaacccgggctgacatggctagtcgtgaacccaaagtggcactaacttacagggacaggcatacatgacccaacatcgaacgtgtcggtcatcagcgagtgaatctgggctgtagcaaccgggctagcaggactccggtaaaccgggctgtagcaggctaacaggactcccgtagacaccgcatgacatttccccgaagggacagacacaagatcgaagaaggacacatgccggccagcctaagtgttccggagcagtagcaagctaccagggctcagtggaagcactaggagacatttcccggtaagagaggctactaaggataaacaactagatagtcagatcccacacatagcaatacacattacacatacgcataacttgcaagtatgtgctgtacaacatggcatcacaacataactcaacaactcatataaataaggctcaaagagccaacatagcatttattgcaaacaggggtcacaggacccatcataaagagcatacaagcaacaagcggaagcattacatgtctgggtacagacatctacaaatgaaaaaggctgaagagcctgactaactacaacatccgatcaagatcgtagttgaggtaagaccgaagtctccgctgcaaaaacatgaataaagcaacatgagtacaaaggtactcagcaagacttacatcagatcctatcatacatgcatttgtatcaagagggtaatatggggtttagttgcagcaagccagctttgactctgtggctatcctgttctacgactactagaacttctttgaggtgatatggcgcacacgagtccactaatcaccacacaatacactactatggattcatccccgtctccctacgagaaggacatccatagcactcacacttgtcttgagcattttatagtatccacttcaagttgtctatgtaccatgtaagcatccaagaagtccataaccgcggacccggctattcgaatagatcatgttaaccctgcaggggtgtacttcttcacacacgctctcgccacttaccgccatgtacacgtcatgtatctcggcaaccttcaagcggaagcctggcgagggtgtcggccacg contains:
- the LOC119274907 gene encoding uncharacterized protein LOC119274907, producing the protein MQGFRYNEESHNYAPQQFHSAPTHIPQHQEMCPMELNGPPFGQPTTPAPVVQSLVQVPTQDELDDIDKLTLLSLEFTWSAEDDPIRKVILEEMKKIKSGKELVEEVRKIEKNINAGSTISSQLELSVAEISMDTCEVPTPSHFVEQDSKCLEQEIPQIVEDELEDKEQDGQELQFPSDQVEDSSSITPEEVQEAAVDEDEEHEIHWPIIIHEHDVSGLLNPLDDMMPCDFFATTLHYMIPSLKIDLKNHLLGYDDIYPVSGITLICDDHSYFPRASPMLNETYHSHASLELNDKYHPHVSVDLADFYHPKHVLYSYAYVIGYSIDDLEGIIPTTCIVSLVECSFRLLLVHDPLHADQVRGDIPWDPGGVRAWR